ccatcatctttcaacttagctttctctaggaacgcattaaaattcaagggaacggtagcacgggccgttgatctacaacaacatagatatgcaaaaaactatcaggactaagttcatgataaattaaagtttaattaatcatattactaaagaactcccacttagatagacacccctctagtcatctaaatgatcacatgatccataacaactaaaccatgtccgatcatcacgtgagatggagtagttttcaatggtgagcatctctatgttgatcatatctactatatgattcacattcgacctttcggtctcagtgttccgaggccatatctgcatatgctaggctcgtcaagtttaacccgagtgttctgcacgtgcaaaactggcttgcacccgttaaatgtgaacgtagagcttatcacacccggtcatcacgtggtgtctcggcacgacggactgtagcaacggtgcatactcagggagaacacttataccttgaaatttagtgagggatcatcttataatgctaccgccatactaagcaaaataagatgcataaaagataaacatcatatgcaatcaaaatatgtgacatgatatggccatcatcatcttgtgcctttgatctccatctccaaagcaccgttatgatctccatcgtcaccggcttgacaccttgatctccatcgtagcatcattgtcgtctcgccaactattgcttctacaactatcgctaccgcttagtgataaagtaaagcaattacatggcgattgcatttcatacaataaagcgacaaccatatggctcctgctagttgccgataactctgttataaaacatgatcatctcatacaacaatttatatcacatcatgtcttgaccatatcacatcacaacaagccctgcaaaaacaagttagatgtcctctactttgttgttgcaagttttacgtggctgctacgggcttctagcaagaaccgttcttacctaagcatcaaaaccacaacgatttttcgtcaagtgtgctgttttaaccttcaacaaggaccggccatagtcaaactcgattcaactaaagttggagaaacaaacacctgccagccacctccgcgcaaagcacgtcggtagaaccagtctcattaatgcggtcatgtaatgtcagtctgggccgcttcatccaacaataccgccgaatcaaagtaagacattggtggtaagcggtatgactattatcgcccacaactctttgtgttctactcgtgcatatcatctacgcatagacctgactcggatgccactgttggggaacgtagcatggaatttcaaaaaaattcctgcgatcacgcaagatctatctaggagatgcatagcaacaagagggggagagtgtgtccatgtaccctcgtagaccgaaagcagaagcgttagttaacacggttgatgtagtcgaacgtcttcacgatccaaccgatccaagtaccgaacgcacggcacctccgtgttcagcacacgttcagctcgatgacgtccctcaaactcttgatccagtagagggtcgagggagagttccgtcagcacgacggcgtggcgacggtgttgatgatgtgatccgcgcagggcttcgcctaagcattataacgttatgaccggaggagtaaactgttaGCGTAGGATTTttagcgtaggatttttttttcagGTTTTATTTGTTCTCACTCCCTGTTATCCTCAATAAAAGACATTAATGTGCATTTAAGAAATGATGTCAATTTGACTAAGTATCCTATGATTTCATGTAAGTTAATTCAGAATGCAGAGGAGCCTTGCTGTTGTTGTTGACAAAGTTAGAAAATCTACAACCACGAACACCAAATCCAGACTCTCAAACGCATGCGGAAGTGACCGGACGCATCCTTGGACACTGACCGGTCACACCTCATACTTTTTCCTATGCATCCGACCACCTTATATTTCATCGCTTAgatccatacaaagcatgcaaaatAAATCCTATGTACTACGCAATCACGCTAGCCTAAACTCACTTCGTTGTCGGAGATGTCCACGATCTCCGTCCAGGGCATTGGGTAGATGGGCGCGTATGAGGGCTcaggctcctcctcctccatatAGGCAAGCATCTCGTCGACGTCCGCTTCCTGCTCCGCTTGGAGGATACGACGGTTGGCCTTCACCTACGCCTCTGACTGGAGGGAATCAAGGGTTGACTACTGCTCCGCTTGCAGATCCGCGGCCTCCACGTcaacctcgtcctcctcctgctcctcctccagaTCCACCACGTCCGGAGGTAGCACCGCGGTGATCCGGGCTTTGCGGCTTtcccggatctgctcaaggagctacAACGGGCGCTCCAGTGTTACATAAGGGTAGCTCCTGACCCGTCGGTGTGGTGGCATGGCTACTTGATTGCGGTGGCTGCCGGCTAGCGGTCGGCGAGTGAAATGTGGAGTTGGACGACGATTGCAAAGTGGTGGTAGAGGGAAGGGGAGGAAATGTGGATGTATAGGGTTTTGGTGCCAGCGCCTGCCTTAAATAGCCGAGCTAGAGGCCTTGCGCGGCGTGCTGACACGCGACACCATCGGTCCATCGGAGGAGACGAGCTTCGGGCCACCGAGTTTCGGAGTGTTTCCCTGGAGGAGTCGCACGTCAGTCTGACGTGGTGGACGCTCCCGGACCTCCCCATATCCACCCCAGATTTGTGCTGGATATGAGAGGGTGCCGGTCAGGCCGGTCGTTTGAGGGCCCGTCTAAGTCAGGTTTTTTTTACCGGTTCGTGCTATCATTTGAGGGGGGTTTGAGGCACCTGACCGTAGATGCTTTTATAACCTGAACCAATCACCAAACTAGTTCCTACTGGGTGTATTATGCTGAATCCAACCGATGTTTCTTTAAGAACTTTCAAGAACACAGATACACCTTTTGCAATCAAACAATCACATATATTTTGGCGTTCTTGAAATTGTCGGCCAAGTCACCAAACATAAATGTCATCCCATTGGAATTGCCATTCTTTGGCATCCACCTTTTCACTCGGGGAAGTATAGCAGCTACATCTAAGATATTGTACAACTCACAAAGAACAACAGCTGTGTGCTAATGTCCAAGCCATGAAGAAGGTACTGGCTGAAACCTAGACTTGGCACCTGCTAGCGCCTCATGGTAATCTGCCCCGTTGAAACAGTCACGGAAGTCGGTGAACAGCTTGTCAAACACCCTCCACAGTACTTTATACGACCTCGAATATGGAAATGGAAGGAAAAACTGCAGATGGAACATGAAACACTCATATAAGTAATCACATATATTATGTATATTTATCCAGCATTGATGAAAATGCAGCCAGATAATTTCATCTATTGAGTTTTTTTTTCCGGAATTTGGGGTATTTACTTGCATTAAAAGAAATGGATGTTCTACTTGCACATGAAAGTAAGTATACTTTTTTTCGAGGAAATATACTTTCTCTTTTCTGCTCTGAGAATTAACAAACATATTCAGAAGAGTTCTCACATCTCCTTCTTGCGCTAGGTGTTTTAACAGCATGAATGTCTGCTGGTTTTCTTCCAAATTGTCAATGACTGCAATCCATATATTCGAAGCAAGTTCATGGGCCTTTTCTCCTGTCCTACCACAAGCAATGAACTGATCTGTACAGAAGATGAGAAGGAGCAACCTTTTAGTATATGGGAGGTATCAGCAATCCTCAATGTGAAGCAATACATGAATCTTATAGTATATGAAAACATGATTCTTTTACTCGTACAGAGGAGCACTACATAGTTTTCCAAGCTTTCCAAATAAAGTTTCCTTTCAACAGCACAATATCCTATATTTGTTCTTCATAAAGCCAGACACGTATTAGCATCACAATTCTCCCATCTATGACATGATTTAGTAGCCCGACATTTAGTTCTAGTATCTTTGGAAAATGTTAATGACCTCCAGCACTAAAATATGTTGGCACTGAAGCTAGTAAAAGACTGACATTTTAAACACATAACTCACCAATGATGGTGCCATGAAGTATGCTGGATGGAGGAACGGCAACACGCTCAAGTTGTTCTTTTAGATAGAGATATGTGTGACCAACAAGCTCGTCAATCTCCCCACCAGATGGTACAAGGTTCTCGCTGACATAAAGTGCTTGGAATCTTCTGTAAATGATTCATTTCATATTTTTAATTGGATTTTGAAATGCTGGATGGCACAAAAGAGAGCTACACTTCCATGGCTTTGATATAATGACCTAGTGAGTATGTATACTAGAAACGAATTATTTGCCCTTCTTCAGACATAGTTCAGTTCAAGTGAAATGTTTAGAGTATATCCAACAGCAATGTCGCAAGATGCAGTAATATAAGACTAAATTGATACTGGATGCACTGTAATAAGTGAGACTTCTGTTTTATTTTTACATTTTCCAAATTGATACAAGATACAAGGAACCAATCATACTGCAGGTATAGTAGGAATTGGCAATCTTTTTTATTCTTCAAAAAGATCATATGATGGAGAAGACAGGACAATATCAGACTTTGGAAGCTCACCTCCTAGCAGAGCCTCTGGGAATTGGCCCAGGCCAGCGTTTCCGGAAACCAGCTGATGGCCATTTCCTTGCAATAGCGGTTTGCCACAAGTATTCTCCTCGGAACATGCTTGCCCAATGCTTGCTGACACATGATATTTGAACCCACTCGTGGGTTGGTAACCGAGTCAATATTTCTACAAGGAGATGTTCAGGGAGACTACCAATTGGTCCATCACCTCTGTCCGTCATAAGGCTATCAAACAGAGAACAAAAAGAACAAGTGTTTGGTGTTTCCATTTTCAGTCCAGCAAGTGGAAATACGGATAAACATATGGTTATGAAACGAGAGAATGATTTTAAAGACCAGAACAGAGAGAATTATGATTAAGTGCCCAAAAACGTGCATAAACAAACACCAGCAACAAAGTTGTGCTTCTCATGAGTAGTAATACAATGACTCACTGCTAAATTCCGATGTACCATATAAATATACAAATTGTTAAAGAAGATGGAATCAGAGAAACACAATATTCTCCACAGATACAGAGCGCAACAAAGTTAGTAGCTGTGTATTCTATTTGACACGAAAACagaatgttcagatcagcggcagACAGAGGAATATGCAATTAGTTGGGAAACCCCTTTGCTAAAATTGTCCTCTGTATATGACAGACAAAGTACCGCACAAGCACTACCGCTACTAACGAACAAAGCAGACACACCAAAGAATAAATAATCTTTTGCACCATCAATCAATCTCGAAAGGGTTCAGAATTGCTTTGAGTGCTACTGAATTATACACCCACCAACAGGAGAAGACTGCATCTACATGGGCTAGCCAAGAAGATCATCTTGGTCAGTCAGTTGGTCATAGGGCAAAAGAAGGCCGATCAAGAATCAGCCGTCCCCATGTTGAACTGGAGAGCATCAATTTGGTGGATGAAAGCAAACGACCGACCGACCGACCAACCAACAAGAACACCAACAGCTTATCTTGCACAGAAACTGATACCCTACAATCGAAGCAGCACCCGTGCCAAGATCCACCCACGTACGGACCAGCACAAAATGTCGAGAGCATCTTTCCTAGGTTCCTATTTCCCTAACCGAAGCAGAGCCAGCACGCCGGCCAGAAATACAAGAAACCCAACTCGAAATACGGCAAGAAGCGCGGTATCACGCACCGGAGCGGGGAGGCCGGGAGAGGGGCGTGGCTCCTCGGGGTCTCCCGGCTCCAGGGGGCCTCCGGACCCCGGAGAGGAACGGGCGGAGGGGGAAAGAAATGTCGCCGAGTcgggtggaggagggggacgaAAAAGAGGAGCGAAGGACATGGACGGCTCAGCTTTAGCCGCCTCCTCGTGTGCCTTGCTCGGGGACGCGTAGCTCCACGTTTCCTCCGCAGGTTCCACGCCTGGTGTGCTTTCCTGGGGGCGCGTAGCGTAGTGTGTCGGCACCGCCCGTGGAAGGTGGAACGAACCTTGTGCGGTCCGTCCGTCGGGCATGGCCTGTTGGACGCCCATACAGTGAGAGGAGAGGAGGACGGGCGCCTGAGCCCAGCCCAAGCGAGCGCAGGAGAAATCCCCGAATCGCATCGCCTCCTCGTCCCCGCGGCGGACCGAATCCTCCTCTGCTGCCGCCGGAgatcaggaggaggaggaagggagacCAGCGCGCGGCGGAGCTGGGCGCTCACTCAGGTAACACGGCGAGATCTTTTTAGTCCCACATCGCACAGCGGCTAGGAATCCCACCAGTTTATAGACGTTGGCCTCGGCAGATTCATCTAGGGTTAGAGGGGCGCGTATAGGGGGAGCTTTCCCCGGGGTACAGGGGGGTAGAGTGGGGAGAGGCTTAAAAAAACAGTACTCATTCTTCTAATGAAGATCACTTATGTAACTCGCCATGATAAAGATACATGACCGTGAATTAGCTGTAGTGGGACAGCCTGACAGTACTAATGAAACAACGAATTAACACATCTCAGTGCTCAGGTCAGTTGTCGAAACTAAATGTGAGAGTATTTTCTTCGAACTTGTGGTTTACAAGCACAACAGCAACGAGTTTCTTCCAGACAATGATCTCTGCTGGATATATATGCACAATTATGAATATTTGTTAACGTtattgtacttcctccgttcctaaatactccgtataagtctttttagagattccactatagagactacattcggatgtatatagacgccttTTAGAGTATAggtttactcattttgctccgtatgtagtctataatggaatctcttaaaagacttatatttaggaacggagggagtacatcataccAATGCAGATTACCCTACTCGTACTGTCTATAAAGCCTAGCATAAATCAGTTTCTCCTTACTTCCTGTGTAAGTGTGTAAATGTTAAAATCTGTTGTCACACTTGTCTAATCTTAACATCTTCCTGCATGAGGTAAAAACAAGATTTTTAAACTTTTAATGGTCTTCAGTCTATTCTGCTGTTAAGACACAATGGAGTACAAACGTGGATAAGCAGATGAAAGGGCATACTATGATGTACCCCCTCTGTTCCGAAATGTAAGTCGTTTAAGGGTTTGACGTGTAAATTTCGTAACGCTACGAGAATTTTTCACTTTCCAGAAATGCCCTCCCACCACCGCTCGCTCTCACCCACTCGAGCTCACTCTCTCGTTCCCCTCTCACCCACCCGGCCACCCCTCTCTCGCTCCCCTCCagatccccgtcgtcgccggcctctCCTCGCCATCGTCACCGCTGAGCCACCCCGCTTCCTCTCTTTCTCCGCACCACCGAGCCACCCCGTTTCCTCCCACCGCCAGAAATCCACCACCCGTAGGTCAAAACCTTGATTTTTTAGGCGCCGGCGATGAGCTTCTGGCCGGCGGAGGCGCTGGATCCGCGTGcttcgacgccggcgacgaagcgacATGGATCCGGGCGGGATGCTGCTGGAGGACTTCGGGCTGTGGGTGGACCTGGTGCGGCGCATCCGCGAGGTGCTGGCCAACTACCCGGAGGGCACCACCGCGCTGCGGGACGCCGGGAGCTCATCCAGAACGCCGACGATGCCGGGGCCTCGTGCGtccgcctctgcctcgaccgccgCGCCCATGGGTCCCGCTCGCTGCTCGCCCCCGCGCTTGCGCAGTGTACGCCAGCAACGACGCCGCCTTCACCGACGAAGAGTTCGCCAGCATCCCCCGCATCGGCGGCCGCAAGAAGTCCTCCCAGGCCTGGAAGACCGGCAGCAAGATGGGCGCTAGCTACACTCTCTATCGCTGCTGAGCTCTGCTTCGAGCTGCTGCTCTTTCAATTTGAGCTGCGCTAGCTAAGCTCTTTCAATCTGAACCAGTACGTGTTCATTTTCTACTCGTACGAATGTTGCTGCTGTTTTGTGTTGTCACCTACGAATGCTGCTGCTAATTTGAGTTCTACTGTTAATTTGAGAACAATATGCTTAGCAAGGACCCACTGTTAATTTGGAGTAGCAACTGTACTCCATTGAAGTACTGTTACTGTTAATTTGCAAACTGAATTTGGAGTAGCAGCATACTGAATTTTGTATACTGAATTTGGAGTAGCAATTTGGAGTATGAAGCAGCTGTATGGATTACTGTTAATTTTGCATACTGAATTTGAGTAAAATGGAGTAGCTCTGTCACTGAATTTGGTTGGTAAAGATGCAGTAGCAGTAGGAGTTTTTACTGCACCTAACTAAGGTAGCTGCTGGGGTTAATTAGTTACCGCGCCTAATTAATTATCATGTGTAATCTGAACTGGTGTGTGTACCAAGTGATGATGGTTCTTAAGTTTAGCATGCATCACCAAGTTAATTGGGCGCCTAATTGCCAACTCTTTTGTGTCAGGAACATATATTCATAATGGAATAAAAACAACTTGCCAAGTTCTTTTGTGACTGGAACATATTCAGAATGGAATAAAAACAACTTGCCAAGTTCTTTTGTGACTGGAACATATTCAGAATTTATTTCTTCTCCAGTTCAGTTGCTTAATTTTCTTGGAGTACATTTGCTTAATTTGCTTGGAGTACATTTAACTTGGAGTACTTCAATACTCCAAGATTTGCTTAATTTGTGAACAGGAGTAGTTTTCAGAATGGAATGAAAACTAATGGCAGTACATTTGCTTAATTTGCTTTGAGTACATTTAACTTGGAGTCCTCTCGTACTCCAAGATTTGCTACTCAAACAAATTTTGAgtacttgcacttgcacacaacacTACTCAGCAATTTTCAATTAATTTTCTTGGATTACTCCATCTTGCTCTGTTAGGTTATCTTGCATTTTCTGTTAATTACTCCATCTTGGATACTTGGAGCACTGATGATGATTGCTGCTGTTATGTTAGGACTTGCAAGCAGTAGTTTTAGTACTTTAGTGTAGGACTTGCAACAAGAGGAGAGCTACTGTAGTATACTCCTCTTGTGCCCTCCATATTCTTgatctcttcttttctcttctctcttctaCAGTAAATATGAGCCCTACAATAATATGATTTGTGACCTTGAATGTTTTTTTCCATCAGATTGTTTTAAAGAAGGGCTAATGAAAAAAGATGTGTGAGGGTATCAGTCATTCTCATGCCGGCATGCTGCACTTTTCAGCTAGCAGGTTGGTATCTCAACATTTCTCCATTCAAGTCATTTCCCATAGTGTTTTTTCGAAGCACTAACTGCAGATTTGCATACTAAGAATGGCTGGAGTATTTTATTTACATCAAATTATGTCAAACAGTTTAGATTGTTCAGTCATACCATAgtgtttaaaattttggacattcTGAAGATTCAAATAAAAATAGACATGTGCACAGTTTACTTGATCATGTCAAGTTACAGGTGAAAGTGACCCTCTTATGGGAATAATGAAGTACAGAAATGAGATCGAGTTCAAAGTAAGGCTGGGGTAAAATTTTCAAAGGCCATGATGTACTCCTTCCTGATATTCATGCTCCTGATATTCCTACTCCTATTCCTACTCAATTTTACCTTAAATGAGAGTAGCAATTATTTCTGCCCGTTAATTCATACTCCTACTGATTTGGAGTACTGATGAAACTAAGTCCAAACCTGTTCTAAATTGACAGTACTTGTTCATCTTTTCTATTGACAGTACCGGTCCAAACCTGTTCTAAATTGACAGTACTTGTTCATCTTTTCTATTGACAGTACCGGTCCAAACCTGTATTGATAGTACATGTTCTACTCAGTGTTCATCTTTCACTGTTCAGTTTCAGTGTTAAATTTCAGTATTACTCCAAGATTGTACTGCATGCAATTATTCAAGACAAATGATTACAACAAGTTTATGATCATCAAATTGTTTACTCAGATGCAGAGCGAGTACTGGGCGAGGAGATGAACCTAGGCGAGCAAAATTGAGAACTCCGGCTGGAGCAGCTCCTGTCCAGCGGCGAGGACTTCAGCGGCAGCAGCACCTGTGCGTGGGGAGGAACAACACCTGGGCGCGTGCAGGCGGCAGCTCGCCTCCAACAGTGGGCGGCAGCAGAGCACCAGCTCGCCACCACCAGGGGCCGGCAGCAGAGCACCAGCTCGCCTCCACCAGCGGGCGGCAGCAGAGCACCACCTGGGCACGCGCGGGCCAGGAGGGGCCCCTGGGCGTGGGAGAGGAGGAGCGCCTGGGCAGGGGTGGAGGTGgagggcgggggaggaggcggaggtggaaggCGGGGATGGAGGCGGAGGTGGAAGACGCCGAGGAAGAAGACGGGCTGATTCAAATTTTGAACTGGGGGCATAAAGGTCCATTTGCCCATTTTCACCTGGTCGGAACATATTCCCCAGCGACttacatttcggaacggagggagtagtgactATCTATTTCATATCTTTATTAGTCATATGTATCCCCGATCGTTTGCTCCATCAGGGATAACCATAAAATAAAGCAGATGCATGTTGGTTATTGAAGAGACCCAGAGGAGCAACTTCTGAATCTTAAATATGCCAAAAGCACATTCAACATTTAAATAATTGTGTTTACCTTTTGATTACCACAGGGTGGGTACAGACTGGTCCTTCTGACCCGTGATGATAACTCAAGGTTGGGCAGCGGCGGCTGTGGTAGCAAACGGTGGTGGCGGCAGAAGGGGAGATGAGAAGAAGGCGGCTCCAGGGTGCGACGTGGAGGCACTGCGCAAGTGCCTGGAAGAGAACAAGGGTGATCGCGTCAAGTGCCAGGCCCACATCGATGCCTTCCGATCCTCATGTTCTGTCAGCCCCACCACCACCTCCGACCAACGTCCCAGCGTATGATCCTCCACTTCTTCGCTCCCAATCAAAATAATTTGTCCACCAACTTTTGCCCATGGATTTATTAAGTAAATTCTTCCTACCCTGTCTGCAACTCTGGTTAATTTACATGTTCATATAGATATAAGATTGATAGGGCCTTATCAGATCCACTATTTTCAACAAATGAAATTTTGTTCAAGTTGAAAGCCAAACATGACTGTTGCTGATAGTGTTAGGTTAGTCATCACTCCAAGGTCTCCTAGAGAAATGGAGCAGCTGCTTTGGAGAGGCATTAATATAAATAAATCTGATAAACATACTATACATATTGATAGATCCTACATACAGAGAAAGAAACCATGTCATCTGTAGACTTCTAAACACTTTCTCTGAACCGGTTGGTATAGTTTTAAGGGCAATTAGGACtgaaacatggtgctattttgttGGTGCAGGTACAAAAGGAGACCTGAAACACTGGTGTTGTTACTGGGGTGGTTTTACAAGAAACCTTGTGGAATAATTAGGACTGCGCAAATGGTCATGTGAAAGATAGGATAATTAGGATTT
This window of the Triticum aestivum cultivar Chinese Spring chromosome 5D, IWGSC CS RefSeq v2.1, whole genome shotgun sequence genome carries:
- the LOC123121999 gene encoding uncharacterized protein isoform X3, with product MTDRGDGPIGSLPEHLLVEILTRLPTHEWVQISCVSKHWASMFRGEYLWQTAIARKWPSAGFRKRWPGPIPRGSARRRFQALYVSENLVPSGGEIDELVGHTYLYLKEQLERVAVPPSSILHGTIIDQFIACGRTGEKAHELASNIWIAVIDNLEENQQTFMLLKHLAQEGDFFLPFPYSRSYKVLWRVFDKLFTDFRDCFNGADYHEALAGAKSRFQPVPSSWLGH
- the LOC123121999 gene encoding uncharacterized protein isoform X4, translated to MTDRGDGPIGSLPEHLLVEILTRLPTHEWVQISCVSKHWASMFRGEYLWQTAIARKWPSAGFRKRWPGPIPRGSARRFQALYVSENLVPSGGEIDELVGHTYLYLKEQLERVAVPPSSILHGTIIDQFIACGRTGEKAHELASNIWIAVIDNLEENQQTFMLLKHLAQEGDFFLPFPYSRSYKVLWRVFDKLFTDFRDCFNGADYHEALAGAKSRFQPVPSSWLGH
- the LOC123121999 gene encoding uncharacterized protein isoform X1; its protein translation is METPNTCSFCSLFDSLMTDRGDGPIGSLPEHLLVEILTRLPTHEWVQISCVSKHWASMFRGEYLWQTAIARKWPSAGFRKRWPGPIPRGSARRRFQALYVSENLVPSGGEIDELVGHTYLYLKEQLERVAVPPSSILHGTIIDQFIACGRTGEKAHELASNIWIAVIDNLEENQQTFMLLKHLAQEGDFFLPFPYSRSYKVLWRVFDKLFTDFRDCFNGADYHEALAGAKSRFQPVPSSWLGH
- the LOC123121999 gene encoding uncharacterized protein isoform X2, coding for METPNTCSFCSLFDSLMTDRGDGPIGSLPEHLLVEILTRLPTHEWVQISCVSKHWASMFRGEYLWQTAIARKWPSAGFRKRWPGPIPRGSARRFQALYVSENLVPSGGEIDELVGHTYLYLKEQLERVAVPPSSILHGTIIDQFIACGRTGEKAHELASNIWIAVIDNLEENQQTFMLLKHLAQEGDFFLPFPYSRSYKVLWRVFDKLFTDFRDCFNGADYHEALAGAKSRFQPVPSSWLGH
- the LOC123120694 gene encoding uncharacterized protein translates to MYHINIQIVKEDGIRETQYSPQIQSATKLSQHAGQKYKKPNSKYGKKRGITHRSGEAGRGAWLLGVSRLQGASGPRRGTGGGGKKCRRVGWRRGTKKRSEGHGRLSFSRLLVCLARGRVAPRFLRRFHAWCAFLGARSVVCRHRPWKVERTLCGPSVGHGLLDAHTVRGEEDGRLSPAQASAGEIPESHRLLVPAADRILLCCRRRSGGGGRETSARRSWALTQKCPPTTARSHPLELTLSFPSHPPGHPSLAPLQIPVVAGLSSPSSPLSHPASSLSPHHRATPFPPTARNPPPVGQNLDFLGAGDELLAGGGAGSACFDAGDEATWIRAGCCWRTSGCGWTWCGASARCWPTTRRAPPRCGTPGAHPERRRCRGLVRPPLPRPPRPWVPLAARPRACAVYASNDAAFTDEEFASIPRIGGRKKSSQAWKTGSKMGASYTLYRC